A single Oncorhynchus nerka isolate Pitt River linkage group LG10, Oner_Uvic_2.0, whole genome shotgun sequence DNA region contains:
- the rab38b gene encoding ras-related protein Rab-38b has translation MTNQRLPLFSTVGMQNPGKEHLYKVLVIGDLGVGKTSIIKRYVHQTYSTNYRATIGVDFALKVLNWDSETVRLQLWDIAGQERFGNMTRVYYREAMGAFIVFDVTRPTTFEAITKWKEDLDSKLMLTNRESIATVLLANKCDQGREVLTNNGVKMDQFCKDNGFVGWFETSAKENTNISEAANFLVKHIMATENDFLKSVVPDTISPKLNDSQPGTCSACYKP, from the exons ATGACCAACCAACGACTTCCTCTGTTCTCCACTGTCGGGATGCAGAACCCCGGGAAGGAGCACCTGTACAAG GTGTTGGTGATCGGGGACTTGGGTGTGGGGAAGACCTCCATCATTAAGCGGTATGTCCATCAGACTTACTCCACCAACTACCGAGCCACCATCGGCGTGGATTTCGCCCTGAAGGTCCTGAACTGGGACTCGGAGACGGTCCGGCTACAACTTTGGGACATCGCCG gTCAGGAGCGGTTTGGGAACATGACCCGTGTGTACTACCGAGAGGCCATGGGGGCGTTCATCGTGTTTGACGTGACACGGCCCACTACCTTCGAAGCCATCACCAAGTGGAAGGAGGACCTGGACTCTAAACTCATGCTGACCAACAGAGAG AGCATCGCCACGGTCCTATTGGCTAATAAATGTGATCAGGGGCGGGAGGTTCTGACCAATAACGGCGTGAAGATGGACCAGTTCTGTAAAGACAACGGCTTTGTGGGCTGGTTCGAGACCTCAGCCAAG GAGAACACCAACATCAGCGAGGCAGCAAACTTCCTGGTGAAACACATCATGGCTACAGAGAATGATTTCCTAAAGTCAGTGGTCCCAGACACCATCTCTCCAAAACTAAATGACTCACAACCTGGGACCTGCTCTGCCTGCTACAAACCATAG